A window of Rattus norvegicus strain BN/NHsdMcwi chromosome 14, GRCr8, whole genome shotgun sequence contains these coding sequences:
- the Fignl1 gene encoding fidgetin-like protein 1 isoform X2, which produces MHTVHCYCIFRMHMPTPRSLRSLLPTCLRGSQQADSDKWQSGLSINNVFKMSTVQEMMQAGQKFKESLLEPADASVVMCKEPTIFEVPQLGVCGGSEEADLLSSSVHGTEKTQAIPGNSLRCSPFQSTLFPMATNTKTCLTSSAPSGESTTATFHRTPLFGNTKKEPQSFPKTSTGLNMFLSNPSCVPSGCENPRERKAFNDSDTINMLSNPTLNKAPSKTEDSGQREDNSLPTFKTAKEQLWADQKKRSHQSQHTSKSFNGAIKKSLGAGRSRGIFGKFVPPVSNKQDGSEQNGNVKPKSSRAGSAEPAHLTDDRLKNVEPRMVELIMNEIMDHGPPVHWEDIAGVEFAKATIKEIVVWPMMRPDIFTGLRGPPKGILLFGPPGTGKTLIGKCIASQSGATFFSISASSLTSKWVGEGEKMVRALFAVARCQQPAVIFIDEIDSLLSQRGDGEHESSRRIKTEFLVQLDGATTSSEDRILVVGATNRPQEIDEAARRRLVKRLYIPLPEASARKQIVVNLMSKEQCCLTDEETELVVQQSDGFSGADMTQLCREASLGPIRSLHTADIATISPDQVRPIAYIDFENAFRTVRPSVSPKDLELYENWNKTFGCGK; this is translated from the exons ATACCGTGCACTGCTACTGCATATTCAGGATGCATATGCCAACTCCGAGATCTCTCAGGTCTTTGCTACCAACCTGTTTAAGAG GATCTCAACAGGCTGACAGTGACAAGTGGCAATCTGGTTTGTCAATAAATAATGTTTTCAAAATGAGTACTGTACAGGAGATGATGCAAGCTGGTCAGAAATTTAAAGAGTCTCTGTTGGAACCTGCTGAtgcatcagtagtcatgtgtaaagaGCCTACCATCTTTGAGGTTCCTCAACTTGGTGTTTGTGGAGGTTCTGAAGAAGCTGACCTGTTATCCAGTTCAGTTCATGGCACAGAAAAGACCCAAGCCATTCCAGGGAACAGTCTGAGATGTTCCCCATttcagagcactctgttccctATGGCAACCAATACTAAGACATGTCTCACCTCCTCAGCACCTTCAGGTGAGTCAACCACTGCTACATTTCACAGGACACCATTATTTGGAAACACCAAAAAGGAACCTCAAAGCTTTCCGAAAACCAGCACAGGACTAAATATGTTCTTATCTAATCCATCTTGTGTTCCTTCTGGCTGTGAAAATCCTCGAGAAAGGAAGGCTTTTAATGACTCTGACACCATTAACATGCTTTCCAATCCAACACTGAATAAAGCTCCTAGTAAAACAGAAGACAGTGGCCAAAGGGAAGATAATAGCCTGCCTACCTTTAAAACTGCAAAAGAACAATTATGGGCAGATCAGAAAAAAAGGAGCCATCAATCCCAGCACACCTCTAAATCTTTTAACGGTGCTATAAAAAAGTCTCTGGGAGCTGGGAGATCGAGAGGGATATTTGGAAAGTTTGTTCCTCCTGTATCTAATAAGCAAGATGGAAGTGAGCAGAATGGAAATGTGAAGCCTAAGTCTAGTAGGGCCGGGTCTGCAGAACCAGCTCACCTCACTGATGATCGCCTAAAGAACGTGGAACCAAGAATGGTTGAACTTATTATGAATGAAATTATGGACCATGGGCCTCCAGTACATTGGGAAGACATTGCTGGAGTAGAATTTGCCAAAGCTACAATAAAGGAAATTGTTGTGTGGCCCATGATGAGACCAGATATCTTTACTGGATTGCGAGGGCCCCCTAAAGGAATTCTGCTCTTTGGCCCTCCAGGAACTGGTAAAACTCTGATTGGCAAGTGCATTGCTAGTCAGTCTGGAGCAACATTCTTCAGCATTTCTGCTTCTTCACTGACTTCTAAGTGGGTAGGTGAGGGAGAAAAAATGGTCCGGGCATTGTTTGCTGTTGCAAGGTGTCAGCAGCCAGCTGTGATATTTATTGATGAAATTGATTCTTTATTGTCTCAACGAGGAGATGGTGAACATGAATCTTCAAGAAGGATAAAAACGGAATTTTTAGTTCAGTTAGATGGAGCAACCACGTCTTCTGAAGACCGTATTCTCGTGGTGGGAGCCACAAATCGGCCCCAAGAGATTGATGAAGCTGCCCGGAGAAGATTGGTAAAAAGACTTTATATTCCTCTCCCAGAAGCTTCAGCCAGGAAACAGATAGTAGTTAATCTCATGTCTAAGGAGCAGTGTTGCCTCACTGATGAAGAAACAGAACTGGTAGTGCAGCAGTCTGACGGGTTTTCAGGAGCAGATATGACACAGCTTTGCAGAGAGGCTTCTCTTGGTCCTATTCGCAGTTTGCACACTGCTGACATCGCTACCATAAGTCCAGATCAAGTTCGACCAATAGCTTATATTGATTTTGAAAATGCTTTTAGAACTGTGCGACCTTCTGTGTCTCCAAAAGACTTAGAGCTTTATGAAAACTGGAATAAAACATTTGGTTGTGGAAAGTGA
- the Fignl1 gene encoding fidgetin-like protein 1, protein METSSSRSVQVDDWQKNYSVVASSICTPKQKADAYRALLLHIQDAYANSEISQVFATNLFKRYTEKYSAIIDSDNVVTGLNNYAESIFALAGSQQADSDKWQSGLSINNVFKMSTVQEMMQAGQKFKESLLEPADASVVMCKEPTIFEVPQLGVCGGSEEADLLSSSVHGTEKTQAIPGNSLRCSPFQSTLFPMATNTKTCLTSSAPSGESTTATFHRTPLFGNTKKEPQSFPKTSTGLNMFLSNPSCVPSGCENPRERKAFNDSDTINMLSNPTLNKAPSKTEDSGQREDNSLPTFKTAKEQLWADQKKRSHQSQHTSKSFNGAIKKSLGAGRSRGIFGKFVPPVSNKQDGSEQNGNVKPKSSRAGSAEPAHLTDDRLKNVEPRMVELIMNEIMDHGPPVHWEDIAGVEFAKATIKEIVVWPMMRPDIFTGLRGPPKGILLFGPPGTGKTLIGKCIASQSGATFFSISASSLTSKWVGEGEKMVRALFAVARCQQPAVIFIDEIDSLLSQRGDGEHESSRRIKTEFLVQLDGATTSSEDRILVVGATNRPQEIDEAARRRLVKRLYIPLPEASARKQIVVNLMSKEQCCLTDEETELVVQQSDGFSGADMTQLCREASLGPIRSLHTADIATISPDQVRPIAYIDFENAFRTVRPSVSPKDLELYENWNKTFGCGK, encoded by the coding sequence ATACCGTGCACTGCTACTGCATATTCAGGATGCATATGCCAACTCCGAGATCTCTCAGGTCTTTGCTACCAACCTGTTTAAGAGGTATACAGAGAAATACTCTGCAATTATTGATTCTGACAATGTTGTAACTGGCTTGAATAACTATGCAGAGAGCATTTTTGCTTTGGCAGGATCTCAACAGGCTGACAGTGACAAGTGGCAATCTGGTTTGTCAATAAATAATGTTTTCAAAATGAGTACTGTACAGGAGATGATGCAAGCTGGTCAGAAATTTAAAGAGTCTCTGTTGGAACCTGCTGAtgcatcagtagtcatgtgtaaagaGCCTACCATCTTTGAGGTTCCTCAACTTGGTGTTTGTGGAGGTTCTGAAGAAGCTGACCTGTTATCCAGTTCAGTTCATGGCACAGAAAAGACCCAAGCCATTCCAGGGAACAGTCTGAGATGTTCCCCATttcagagcactctgttccctATGGCAACCAATACTAAGACATGTCTCACCTCCTCAGCACCTTCAGGTGAGTCAACCACTGCTACATTTCACAGGACACCATTATTTGGAAACACCAAAAAGGAACCTCAAAGCTTTCCGAAAACCAGCACAGGACTAAATATGTTCTTATCTAATCCATCTTGTGTTCCTTCTGGCTGTGAAAATCCTCGAGAAAGGAAGGCTTTTAATGACTCTGACACCATTAACATGCTTTCCAATCCAACACTGAATAAAGCTCCTAGTAAAACAGAAGACAGTGGCCAAAGGGAAGATAATAGCCTGCCTACCTTTAAAACTGCAAAAGAACAATTATGGGCAGATCAGAAAAAAAGGAGCCATCAATCCCAGCACACCTCTAAATCTTTTAACGGTGCTATAAAAAAGTCTCTGGGAGCTGGGAGATCGAGAGGGATATTTGGAAAGTTTGTTCCTCCTGTATCTAATAAGCAAGATGGAAGTGAGCAGAATGGAAATGTGAAGCCTAAGTCTAGTAGGGCCGGGTCTGCAGAACCAGCTCACCTCACTGATGATCGCCTAAAGAACGTGGAACCAAGAATGGTTGAACTTATTATGAATGAAATTATGGACCATGGGCCTCCAGTACATTGGGAAGACATTGCTGGAGTAGAATTTGCCAAAGCTACAATAAAGGAAATTGTTGTGTGGCCCATGATGAGACCAGATATCTTTACTGGATTGCGAGGGCCCCCTAAAGGAATTCTGCTCTTTGGCCCTCCAGGAACTGGTAAAACTCTGATTGGCAAGTGCATTGCTAGTCAGTCTGGAGCAACATTCTTCAGCATTTCTGCTTCTTCACTGACTTCTAAGTGGGTAGGTGAGGGAGAAAAAATGGTCCGGGCATTGTTTGCTGTTGCAAGGTGTCAGCAGCCAGCTGTGATATTTATTGATGAAATTGATTCTTTATTGTCTCAACGAGGAGATGGTGAACATGAATCTTCAAGAAGGATAAAAACGGAATTTTTAGTTCAGTTAGATGGAGCAACCACGTCTTCTGAAGACCGTATTCTCGTGGTGGGAGCCACAAATCGGCCCCAAGAGATTGATGAAGCTGCCCGGAGAAGATTGGTAAAAAGACTTTATATTCCTCTCCCAGAAGCTTCAGCCAGGAAACAGATAGTAGTTAATCTCATGTCTAAGGAGCAGTGTTGCCTCACTGATGAAGAAACAGAACTGGTAGTGCAGCAGTCTGACGGGTTTTCAGGAGCAGATATGACACAGCTTTGCAGAGAGGCTTCTCTTGGTCCTATTCGCAGTTTGCACACTGCTGACATCGCTACCATAAGTCCAGATCAAGTTCGACCAATAGCTTATATTGATTTTGAAAATGCTTTTAGAACTGTGCGACCTTCTGTGTCTCCAAAAGACTTAGAGCTTTATGAAAACTGGAATAAAACATTTGGTTGTGGAAAGTGA